DNA from Gemmatimonadota bacterium:
CCTTGACCGGACTGAAGCAGCATACGGGGAACTGGCCCGGGAAGACGGTGAACCGGGCCGAAGGCGGCTTCGAGTTCAACGGCAGCAGGTACAAGATGATCGACCTGCCCGGCACGTATTCCCTGCTGTCGGCGTCCATCGACGAGGAGATCGCCCGGGACTTCATCCTCTTCGGACGCCCCGACTGTACGTTGATCGTCGTCGACGCCACCATGCTCGAGCGCAATCTCAACCTCGTGCTCCAGGTGCTGGAGATCACGGAAAGAGCGGTGGTCTGCCTGAACCTGATGGACGAGGCCGCGCGCAAGGGGATCTCGGTGGATCACCGTTCGCTCTCCCGGGAACTGGGCGTGCCGGTCGTGCCCGTGTCGGCCCGGAAGAAGGAAGGACTGGGCCTTTTGATGCGCACGGTCGCCGACGTGATCCAGGGCGAGATCAAGAACGCGCCGCGGCGCATAACGGGCAACGACGAACTCGACCGGACGGTGGATTCAATCACGGGCATGCTTCAAGCATCCTATCCGGACCTGCCGAACCCCCGCTGGATCGCCTTCAGGCTGCTCGACGGCGACTACCGGGTGCGCCGGGCCCTGGAAACGGGCGAATTCAGCC
Protein-coding regions in this window:
- a CDS encoding iron transporter FeoB translates to MGVTLDRWDYVIALAGNPNVGKSTVFNALTGLKQHTGNWPGKTVNRAEGGFEFNGSRYKMIDLPGTYSLLSASIDEEIARDFILFGRPDCTLIVVDATMLERNLNLVLQVLEITERAVVCLNLMDEAARKGISVDHRSLSRELGVPVVPVSARKKEGLGLLMRTVADVIQGEIKNAPRRITGNDELDRTVDSITGMLQASYPDLPNPRWIAFRLLDGDYRVRRALETGEFSRMGIQAGAMDGK